A window of the Lactuca sativa cultivar Salinas chromosome 7, Lsat_Salinas_v11, whole genome shotgun sequence genome harbors these coding sequences:
- the LOC128127339 gene encoding receptor-like protein 33 — MTNTDGEASGKKHPSFTVLSLDPIYYQDNMTVTIKGLELELVKILTIFTSINISSNHFSSEIPDTIRRLNALYMFNVSHNDFTGLIPPSIGNLSQLESLDMSWNKLTGDIPSTLTNLSFLSSFNLSYNQLEGRIPTGSQFQTFQDTSYKGNIGLCGSPWMNTNKDVDMFVFSSLISASFCIWHRNLYRSYSTGNNLELAKCHCPCIQNISSVHINCGGPRVTNGKKTYEADEDPGGPAIFVLSNENYWGYSSTGSIWKV, encoded by the exons ATGACTAACACTGATGGAGAAGCATCAGGTAAGAAACACCCAAGTTTCACGGTCTTATCTCTTGATCCAATCTACTATCAAGATAATATGACAGTCACAATCAAAGGACTTGAGTTGGAGCTGGTGAAAATCTTGACAATCTTCACATCCATTAACATCTCAAGTAACCATTTTTCTAGTGAAATACCAGACACAATTAGGAGACTCAATGCTCTGTATATGTTCAATGTATCACATAATGACTTCACAGGCTTAATCCCACCATCTATCGGGAATTTGAGTCAGCTAGAATCATTAGACATGTCATGGAACAAATTAACTGGAGACATCCCATCAACGCTCACAAATCTTTCTTTCCTTtcctcctttaatctctcatacAATCAATTGGAAGGAAGAATCCCAACAGGCTCCCAGTTTCAGACCTTCCAAGACACATCATACAAAGGAAACATAGGATTATGCGGGTCTCCATGGATGAACACCAATAAAGATGTTGATATGTTTGTTTTTTCGAGCCTCATTTCAGCATCATTTTGTATATGGCATCG GAACTTATACAGAAGCTACTCTACTGGGAATAATTT AGAGCTTGCAAAGTGCCATTGTCCTTGCATCCAGA ACATATCTTCAGTTCATATCAATTGTGGTGGGCCAAGAGTTACCAATGGAAAAAAGACTTATGAAGCAGATGAAGATCCAGGTGGACCTGCAATTTTTGTTCTTTCAAACGAAAATTATTGGGGATATAGCAGCACAGGAAGTATATGGAAA GTTTAA